The following proteins come from a genomic window of Corallococcus sp. NCRR:
- a CDS encoding tetratricopeptide repeat protein, whose product MERNGRQAWPPELSEPLHEVDRLRRGGRYTSALALARTLAEAHPTQVRVLVEVGLTLGVWGGQPVEALPWYDRVLELAPGHVATRYHRALTLARLGRHAEAVEEFAQVEAAGFRKALVLHMKRAESLEALGRLTEAEADWTAALAEDRGNPWLLQQRARCRARAGRTDAAEADLTEALASQQGEAVDPELLHERGVLRLQRGDVAGARADFDAGLQAFRVGDPPSLLDALRRGLQDV is encoded by the coding sequence ATGGAACGCAACGGACGACAGGCGTGGCCCCCGGAGCTCTCCGAGCCCCTGCACGAGGTGGACCGCCTGCGCCGGGGAGGCCGCTACACGTCGGCGCTCGCGCTGGCGCGGACGCTGGCGGAGGCACATCCGACACAGGTGCGGGTGCTGGTGGAGGTGGGGCTGACGCTGGGCGTGTGGGGCGGCCAACCGGTGGAGGCGCTGCCCTGGTACGACCGCGTGCTGGAACTGGCGCCCGGCCACGTGGCCACGCGCTACCACCGGGCCCTCACGCTCGCCCGGCTGGGCAGGCACGCGGAGGCGGTGGAGGAGTTCGCGCAGGTGGAGGCGGCGGGGTTCCGCAAGGCGCTGGTGCTGCACATGAAGCGCGCGGAGTCACTGGAAGCGCTGGGCCGGCTGACGGAGGCGGAGGCGGACTGGACGGCGGCCCTCGCCGAGGACCGGGGCAATCCGTGGCTGCTCCAGCAACGGGCCCGGTGCCGCGCCCGCGCGGGACGGACGGATGCCGCGGAGGCGGATCTCACCGAAGCGCTCGCGTCCCAGCAGGGCGAAGCCGTGGATCCGGAGCTGCTTCACGAGCGGGGTGTGCTCAGGCTTCAGCGCGGTGACGTCGCGGGCGCGCGCGCCGACTTCGACGCGGGGCTCCAGGCCTTCCGCGTGGGCGACCCGCCGTCACTGTTGGACGCGCTCCGGCGCGGGCTCCAGGACGTGTAG
- a CDS encoding MFS transporter, with the protein MKTHDVGRALLALSLGGFGIGTTEFATMGILPQIASGLGTTIPRSGHVIAAYALGVVVGAPLVAIVTARMSRRALLLLLMVAFTLGNTASALAPTLDTLVVARFMAGLPHGAYFGVASVVGAELLGAGRKGRAVALIMAGLTVANIVGVPVATFLGQQLGWRSTFLLVGAIGLVTLAALWLWVPHVASLGGSSIRQELSALKQPQVWWTSLVGAVGFGGLFAVYSYIAPTLTLVSGLPESGLPWVLALFGVGMTVGAFLGGRLTDHSVSLAMWVGFAATTVVMGLFALTAQSPWAAVPLVFLIGIAAQFLAPAVQVRLMEASPGAPSLAASMSHSALNIANAAGAWLGGLVIAAGYGYLAPAWAAVALTLVGAALFAVANRGGGRPAPVQAEHA; encoded by the coding sequence GTGAAGACACATGACGTAGGCAGGGCCCTGCTGGCGTTGTCCCTGGGTGGCTTCGGCATCGGGACGACCGAGTTCGCCACCATGGGCATCCTCCCGCAAATCGCGAGCGGGCTCGGGACGACGATTCCGCGGAGCGGGCATGTCATCGCCGCCTATGCGCTGGGCGTGGTCGTGGGAGCGCCGCTGGTCGCCATCGTGACGGCGCGGATGTCGCGCCGGGCGCTGCTGCTCTTGTTGATGGTGGCGTTCACCCTGGGCAACACGGCGTCGGCGCTGGCGCCGACCCTGGACACGCTCGTCGTGGCCCGGTTCATGGCAGGCCTGCCGCACGGCGCCTACTTCGGAGTGGCCTCCGTCGTGGGAGCGGAGCTGTTGGGAGCCGGGCGCAAGGGCCGCGCGGTGGCGCTGATCATGGCCGGGCTCACGGTCGCCAACATCGTCGGCGTCCCGGTGGCGACGTTCCTGGGGCAGCAGCTGGGCTGGCGGAGCACGTTCCTGCTGGTGGGCGCCATCGGGCTGGTGACGCTCGCGGCGCTCTGGCTGTGGGTGCCGCACGTGGCGTCCCTGGGAGGAAGCAGCATCCGTCAGGAGCTGTCCGCGCTGAAGCAGCCGCAGGTGTGGTGGACGTCGCTGGTGGGCGCGGTGGGCTTCGGGGGGCTGTTCGCGGTCTACAGCTACATCGCGCCGACGCTGACGCTGGTGTCGGGCCTGCCCGAGTCGGGGCTGCCGTGGGTGCTCGCCCTCTTCGGCGTGGGCATGACGGTGGGGGCGTTTCTGGGAGGCCGCCTCACGGACCACTCGGTGTCGCTCGCGATGTGGGTCGGATTCGCCGCGACGACGGTGGTGATGGGTCTGTTCGCGCTCACGGCCCAATCGCCCTGGGCGGCGGTCCCGCTGGTGTTCCTCATCGGCATCGCGGCGCAGTTCCTCGCGCCCGCGGTGCAGGTGCGGCTGATGGAGGCCTCACCCGGTGCGCCCTCGCTGGCCGCGTCGATGTCGCACTCCGCCCTGAACATCGCCAACGCGGCGGGAGCATGGCTGGGAGGACTGGTCATCGCGGCTGGATATGGCTACCTCGCGCCGGCCTGGGCCGCCGTCGCGCTCACGCTGGTCGGGGCAGCGCTCTTCGCGGTCGCGAACCGTGGGGGCGGCCGTCCCGCGCCAGTCCAGGCCGAGCACGCGTAG
- a CDS encoding carbonic anhydrase, with translation MSAPYVSRVPFESVHPKTLAVYCSDGRFTEAVEDLARHLGHPRIDTLTIPGGPALLNRWASDYLESEGFTKAARFLIEGHHIEDVLLLAHEGCGYYHAKHSALGPDIAVEQQLKDLHFGAKELQTAYPHLRIHLYYVRPHGKTIEFEPIPRGG, from the coding sequence ATGAGCGCTCCCTACGTCTCCCGCGTCCCCTTCGAGTCCGTCCACCCGAAGACCCTGGCCGTGTACTGCTCGGACGGGCGCTTCACCGAGGCCGTGGAGGACCTGGCCCGCCACCTGGGCCACCCCCGCATCGACACGCTCACCATCCCTGGCGGCCCCGCGCTCCTCAACCGCTGGGCGTCGGACTACCTGGAGAGCGAGGGCTTCACGAAGGCCGCGCGCTTCCTCATCGAAGGCCACCACATCGAGGACGTGCTGCTGCTGGCGCACGAGGGGTGCGGCTACTACCACGCGAAGCACAGCGCGCTGGGGCCGGACATCGCCGTGGAGCAGCAGCTGAAGGACCTGCACTTCGGCGCGAAGGAGCTCCAGACGGCGTACCCGCACCTGCGCATCCACCTCTATTACGTGCGCCCCCACGGCAAGACGATCGAGTTCGAGCCCATCCCCCGCGGGGGCTGA
- a CDS encoding RBBP9/YdeN family alpha/beta hydrolase, which yields MAHSAAMNRSLVMVPRWAGSPDTDFYPWLTAKLRTPPPLFDDVRTLAMPTPGAPTIDGWVSTLGAEVGPVPASSTVLLGHSVGCQAVMRYLSALPPGHTVEGAVFVAGWFEVDTPWDTLRPWLDTPMDFERIRAALRRCVVLLSDSDPFTSDFRRNTRLFEERLGAEVRLVPGGRHFNNPQEPAVLAALQECFGASR from the coding sequence GTGGCACACTCGGCGGCCATGAACCGCTCGCTCGTCATGGTCCCCCGTTGGGCCGGCAGCCCCGACACGGACTTCTATCCGTGGCTCACCGCGAAGCTGCGCACGCCGCCGCCCCTCTTCGACGACGTCCGCACGCTGGCCATGCCCACGCCGGGCGCGCCCACCATCGACGGCTGGGTGTCCACGCTCGGCGCGGAGGTGGGCCCGGTGCCCGCGTCCTCCACCGTGCTCCTGGGCCACAGCGTCGGCTGTCAGGCCGTGATGCGCTACCTGTCCGCGCTGCCTCCGGGCCACACCGTGGAGGGCGCCGTGTTCGTCGCGGGCTGGTTCGAGGTCGACACGCCCTGGGACACGCTGCGGCCCTGGCTGGACACGCCCATGGACTTCGAGCGGATCCGCGCCGCGCTCCGCCGCTGCGTGGTGCTGCTGTCGGACTCCGACCCCTTCACGTCCGACTTCCGCCGCAACACGCGCCTCTTCGAGGAGCGCCTGGGCGCCGAGGTGCGGCTCGTCCCCGGCGGACGCCACTTCAACAATCCCCAGGAGCCCGCCGTGCTGGCCGCGCTCCAGGAGTGCTTCGGCGCCTCACGCTGA
- a CDS encoding aminotransferase class IV, which yields MFSTVSVDGVVQRWEDLRLHDFSQGFFFGAGFFTTFRIDAGQPRFLARHLSRLRGSLDAFPTAVRAPVPSLLREDAVREALRRCLTADAAMGLRFTGVGKLAVSDGHVLCTFRPLPPELEALHRQGRELEGVEAGTYRRAERTVNHKGLAYFRQHALMPWMPVLTNEAEEVCELPTANLFVQVDGALVTPPLSAPCLPGIARAVLLAMAALDGLPVVERVLPLTDLARAQACFYSNAVALAVGVPRLLGRELPDSLRLAERARAAMEARAIREG from the coding sequence ATGTTCTCCACCGTCTCCGTCGATGGCGTCGTCCAGCGCTGGGAGGACCTGCGCCTGCACGACTTCTCCCAGGGCTTCTTCTTCGGCGCGGGCTTCTTCACCACGTTCCGCATCGACGCCGGGCAGCCCCGGTTCCTCGCGCGGCACCTGTCCCGCCTGCGCGGAAGCCTGGATGCGTTCCCCACCGCCGTGCGCGCTCCGGTTCCCTCGCTGCTTCGCGAGGACGCCGTGCGGGAAGCCCTGCGCCGCTGTCTCACCGCGGATGCGGCGATGGGTCTCCGCTTCACCGGCGTGGGCAAGCTCGCGGTCAGCGACGGACATGTGCTGTGCACCTTCCGTCCCCTCCCTCCGGAGCTCGAAGCCCTGCACCGGCAGGGCCGCGAGCTGGAGGGCGTGGAGGCCGGAACCTACCGGCGCGCGGAGCGCACGGTGAACCACAAGGGCCTGGCGTACTTCCGCCAGCACGCGCTGATGCCGTGGATGCCCGTGCTCACCAACGAGGCGGAGGAGGTCTGCGAGCTGCCCACCGCCAACCTCTTCGTGCAGGTGGACGGCGCGCTCGTCACCCCGCCGCTGTCCGCGCCGTGCCTGCCGGGCATCGCGCGAGCGGTGCTGTTGGCCATGGCGGCCCTGGACGGCCTGCCGGTGGTGGAGCGCGTGCTGCCGCTCACGGACCTGGCCCGGGCGCAGGCGTGCTTCTACAGCAACGCGGTGGCGCTGGCCGTGGGCGTCCCCAGGCTGCTGGGCCGGGAGCTCCCTGACAGCCTGCGGCTCGCGGAGCGGGCCCGCGCCGCGATGGAGGCCCGGGCCATTCGCGAAGGCTGA
- a CDS encoding PAS domain-containing sensor histidine kinase yields the protein MAVPQGQERTAPEGPSSIQALDALERISDAVFALDRSWRFTYLNTSSEWLLRRPRQELLGRDVWDEFPEARGSIFEQEYQRALREQVHVAFEAYYEPLDAWLDVRAYPSSEGLTVCFRDVSPRKRFEHALHESEKFLRSTLDSLSTHIAILDGRGAILAVNAAWKRFASDNGCADGDVRCGVGANYLEVTEAAQGENAEEAAAVAQGIRDILAGRSESFLLDYPCHAPAGGQRRWFLLRATRFVGSGPLRVVMAHEDITARHEADEARNRLIREEAAREEAEAARERLNAVLERITDGFAAFDRDGRFTYVNRTAETHFGLKREVLLGRRLEEVFSGDHGPAMATLVRRAAEAQRPVEEEQPSIVDNRWLRVVAYPSPEGLSVYFRDITEKRRVELWGRFLSDMGAASTRTLDCAEVVRTVVTLAVPTLADGCAIATRGGCLDEGPSTEVSAVTPGLADALRAACTPRAETPLGRTVEQALRTQSGARMPGPSADTPRVESAVAVPLALQDHSLGVLLLVSTHSGLRYGAESIPLVEELARRTALALENARLYRTAKQAVAARDETLGIVSHDLRAPLNTISLLSRSAERSLVRTHEEANAAEALRKVRLVVGNMEGLIDDLLEVARVESGHTMLDVEPLDVPRLLHQVQALNELLAADKALRLEVEAEPGLPQVRADRARLMRVFQNLVGNAIRFTPPGGRILLKAERRGEQVCFRVVDSGPGVDAQALPHVFDRFWQAIHTRKAGAGLGLAIVKGLVEAHGGRIWVESPPGHGAAFFFTLPGLPAASADQTRGDAASP from the coding sequence ATGGCCGTGCCACAGGGCCAGGAACGGACCGCGCCCGAGGGCCCCTCGTCCATCCAGGCCCTCGATGCCCTGGAGCGGATCTCGGACGCGGTCTTCGCGCTCGACCGCTCATGGCGCTTCACCTACCTCAACACGAGCAGCGAGTGGCTGCTGCGCCGCCCGCGCCAGGAGCTCCTCGGGCGCGATGTGTGGGACGAGTTCCCCGAGGCGCGCGGCTCCATCTTCGAGCAGGAGTACCAGCGGGCGCTCCGGGAGCAGGTCCATGTCGCGTTCGAGGCCTACTACGAGCCCCTCGATGCCTGGCTGGACGTGCGGGCGTACCCCTCCTCGGAAGGCCTCACGGTCTGCTTCCGGGACGTCAGCCCCCGCAAACGCTTTGAACACGCGCTGCATGAGTCGGAGAAGTTCCTGCGCTCCACGCTCGACTCGCTGTCCACGCACATCGCCATCCTGGATGGCCGGGGCGCCATCCTCGCCGTCAACGCCGCATGGAAGCGCTTCGCGAGCGACAACGGCTGCGCGGACGGGGACGTGCGCTGCGGCGTGGGCGCGAACTACCTGGAGGTGACGGAGGCCGCGCAGGGCGAGAACGCCGAGGAGGCCGCCGCCGTGGCGCAAGGCATCCGCGACATCCTCGCCGGCCGCAGCGAGTCCTTCCTCCTGGACTATCCGTGCCACGCGCCCGCCGGGGGCCAGCGGCGCTGGTTCCTGCTGCGCGCCACGCGCTTCGTCGGGTCGGGCCCGCTGCGCGTGGTGATGGCCCACGAGGACATCACCGCCCGCCACGAAGCCGACGAGGCGCGCAACCGGCTCATCCGGGAAGAGGCCGCCCGCGAGGAGGCGGAGGCCGCGCGCGAGCGGCTGAACGCGGTGCTCGAGCGCATCACCGACGGCTTCGCCGCGTTCGACCGGGACGGCCGCTTCACCTATGTGAACCGGACCGCGGAGACCCACTTCGGCCTCAAGCGCGAGGTGCTGCTGGGCCGCAGGCTGGAGGAGGTCTTCTCCGGCGACCACGGCCCGGCCATGGCGACCCTGGTGCGCCGCGCGGCGGAGGCGCAGCGCCCCGTGGAGGAGGAACAACCCTCCATCGTGGACAACCGCTGGCTGCGCGTCGTGGCGTACCCGTCCCCGGAGGGGCTCTCCGTCTACTTCCGCGACATCACCGAGAAGCGGCGCGTCGAATTGTGGGGCCGCTTCCTCTCCGACATGGGCGCCGCCAGCACGCGGACGCTGGACTGCGCGGAGGTGGTCCGCACCGTGGTGACGCTCGCGGTGCCCACGCTCGCGGACGGCTGCGCCATCGCCACGCGGGGCGGCTGCCTTGACGAGGGGCCCTCCACCGAGGTCTCCGCCGTGACGCCCGGGCTGGCGGACGCGCTGCGAGCGGCGTGCACCCCCCGGGCCGAGACCCCGTTGGGGCGGACCGTGGAGCAGGCGCTGCGCACGCAGTCGGGGGCGCGTATGCCGGGGCCCTCGGCGGACACCCCCCGAGTGGAATCCGCGGTGGCCGTGCCGCTGGCCCTCCAGGACCACTCCCTGGGGGTGCTGCTGCTGGTGTCCACGCACTCGGGCCTGCGCTACGGAGCGGAGAGCATTCCCCTCGTGGAGGAGCTGGCGCGGCGGACCGCGCTGGCGCTGGAGAACGCGCGGCTGTACCGCACCGCGAAGCAGGCCGTCGCCGCGCGCGACGAGACGCTGGGCATCGTCTCCCATGACCTGCGCGCGCCGCTGAACACCATCTCCCTCCTGTCCCGCTCCGCGGAGCGCAGCCTGGTCCGGACGCACGAGGAGGCGAACGCAGCGGAGGCCTTGCGCAAGGTGCGCCTGGTGGTGGGCAACATGGAGGGGCTCATCGACGACCTGCTGGAGGTGGCGCGCGTGGAGTCGGGGCACACGATGCTGGACGTGGAGCCGCTGGACGTGCCCCGGCTGCTCCACCAGGTGCAGGCCTTGAACGAGCTGTTGGCGGCGGACAAGGCGCTGCGGCTCGAAGTGGAGGCCGAGCCGGGCCTCCCCCAGGTGCGCGCGGACCGGGCGCGCCTGATGCGCGTCTTCCAGAACCTGGTGGGCAACGCCATCCGCTTCACCCCGCCCGGAGGCCGCATCCTCCTGAAGGCCGAGCGCCGGGGTGAACAGGTGTGCTTCCGCGTGGTGGACTCGGGGCCGGGCGTCGACGCGCAGGCGCTGCCCCACGTGTTCGACCGCTTCTGGCAGGCCATCCACACGCGCAAGGCGGGCGCCGGATTGGGGCTCGCCATCGTCAAGGGGCTGGTGGAGGCCCACGGTGGCCGCATCTGGGTGGAGAGCCCGCCAGGCCACGGCGCCGCGTTCTTCTTCACGCTGCCCGGCCTCCCGGCGGCCTCCGCGGACCAGACCCGGGGCGACGCAGCCAGCCCGTGA
- a CDS encoding ATP-binding protein: MPTDERLEAFLADGPEVFASVQQAQSFWKPDPFDVATINVPARRTFERLVKRATRSPDSGKLFLLKGESGSGKTHLVRAFRHSVHSRKLGYVGYLPMTVDASSYDRYILSNLIDTLDRTYDVTVDEDDTGLTRLSNALMKYCKSAFEPLIHDEGILEEHELHDMIRALADELHENPLFRHVDVQLLRALIYLQRREAKYHHRVLQWLRCEDMVPADRQVLGDIVPRTADNDPMRMLTHLGRLMGAMEQALVLCVDQVEDISDFEKNPGMEPSFRRAINSLAAFAGNVPTAVIVVCCLTDFWTEMRKQLTRAMLDRIENDPAPVTLDHLLTEQTAQDMVAQRMRVLLSHHGLEVDPEDPTYPIPRAELERFSGLRVRDALNACRRFQEQACQDGKLPRTLPLPGEDKQKAGEEFQKVQHATMDQRWTDFRAKFNGTVPEEDAEIVSLLAWAIEAGGDELGAAEQYKVKARTEASLDISLPSSAQGLFVALCNRSPRGGGLGRQMAEALRSAARKLPVILRTAEFPGNPNGLVAEQVGVLLKRGGRRAVVSNSDLREVVALQSFRKEHPESAFREWSRSAKPLTRLKVISDVLALEKLPPPPPPAREAPPALQQPAQGERRTAQPASARRADAPIEKGSPSASPPREEVELDGQRFQAVSPPLVGKSPKRTQTPTEVPQVKTTAKAPGDTKPGALRLGESEGIFTRPVFVQTEELTKHSAFLGGSGSGKTTLALNLIEQLLLQGIPALLVDRKGDLAAFARDEAWEEELNDPAMEERRRLLKERVDVALYTPGRTDGRALAIPVVPRGLESLPPEEREQSVQQAADAIASMLEYRNSARDRAAKALLAQALRLLVERPIGQELTLDLLQKFIASEDVTLVQETSGIDLKVFPKLAQDLATLRLNARNLLASQGEKLNMEELLGLGSAKVPGKTRLSIISTKFLGGTQGALFWVSQLLVEANRWASQHPSSKLQAILMFDEADMYLPAVGIPATKQPMENLLKRARSAGIGVMLATQSPGDLDYKCRENVRSWFIGRVREDRALGKLRPMFSDARVDPATRLPAQKTGQFHVLRDGQVEQLKADRNIVKADQLSEDEILQLAHRTRPHDSDDTE; encoded by the coding sequence ATGCCCACCGACGAACGTCTCGAAGCATTCCTGGCGGATGGCCCCGAGGTCTTCGCCAGCGTCCAGCAGGCCCAGTCGTTCTGGAAGCCAGACCCCTTCGACGTCGCGACCATCAACGTCCCCGCCCGCCGGACCTTCGAGCGGCTGGTGAAGCGCGCCACACGCAGCCCCGACTCCGGCAAGCTGTTCCTGCTCAAGGGTGAGTCCGGCAGCGGAAAGACGCACCTGGTCCGCGCCTTCCGTCACAGCGTGCACTCCCGGAAGCTGGGCTACGTCGGCTACCTGCCGATGACGGTGGATGCCTCCAGCTACGACCGCTACATCCTGTCGAACCTCATCGACACGCTGGACCGCACCTACGACGTGACCGTGGACGAGGACGACACGGGGCTGACCCGGCTGTCCAACGCGCTCATGAAGTACTGCAAGAGCGCGTTCGAGCCGCTCATCCACGACGAGGGCATCCTGGAGGAGCACGAACTCCACGACATGATCCGCGCACTGGCGGACGAGCTTCACGAGAACCCGCTCTTCCGCCACGTGGACGTCCAGCTCCTGCGCGCCCTCATCTACCTGCAACGCCGGGAGGCCAAGTACCACCACCGCGTCCTGCAGTGGCTGCGCTGCGAGGACATGGTCCCCGCGGACCGGCAGGTGCTCGGGGACATCGTGCCCCGCACGGCGGACAACGACCCCATGCGCATGCTCACCCATCTGGGCAGGCTCATGGGCGCGATGGAGCAGGCGCTGGTCCTCTGCGTGGATCAGGTCGAGGACATCAGCGACTTCGAGAAGAACCCCGGCATGGAGCCGTCGTTCCGGCGCGCCATCAACAGCCTGGCCGCGTTCGCGGGCAACGTCCCCACGGCGGTCATCGTCGTCTGCTGCCTGACCGACTTCTGGACGGAGATGCGCAAGCAGCTCACGCGGGCCATGCTGGACCGCATCGAGAACGACCCCGCGCCCGTCACCCTGGATCATCTGCTCACGGAGCAGACCGCGCAGGACATGGTCGCCCAGCGGATGCGCGTGCTCTTGAGCCATCACGGGCTCGAAGTGGACCCCGAGGATCCGACGTACCCCATTCCCCGCGCGGAGCTCGAGCGGTTCAGCGGCCTGCGCGTCCGCGACGCGCTCAATGCCTGCCGCCGCTTCCAGGAACAGGCCTGCCAGGACGGAAAGCTGCCTCGGACGCTCCCGCTTCCCGGAGAGGACAAGCAGAAGGCCGGCGAGGAGTTTCAGAAGGTCCAGCACGCCACCATGGACCAGAGGTGGACCGACTTCCGGGCGAAGTTCAACGGCACCGTCCCGGAGGAGGACGCGGAGATCGTCTCCCTTCTGGCCTGGGCCATTGAAGCGGGAGGAGACGAGCTGGGGGCGGCGGAGCAATACAAGGTCAAGGCGCGCACGGAGGCGTCCCTGGACATCAGCCTCCCCTCCAGCGCCCAGGGGCTGTTCGTGGCCCTCTGCAACCGCTCACCCCGAGGTGGCGGTCTCGGCCGGCAGATGGCCGAGGCGCTCCGGTCCGCCGCTCGCAAGCTGCCCGTCATCCTCCGCACCGCGGAGTTCCCCGGCAATCCCAATGGGCTGGTCGCGGAGCAGGTCGGCGTGCTCCTGAAGAGGGGGGGCCGGCGCGCGGTGGTGAGCAACAGCGACCTGCGCGAAGTGGTGGCCCTGCAGTCCTTCCGGAAGGAGCATCCGGAGTCCGCGTTCCGCGAATGGAGCCGGTCAGCGAAGCCCCTCACCCGGTTGAAGGTGATCTCGGACGTGCTCGCGCTCGAGAAGCTCCCGCCCCCTCCCCCGCCTGCGCGTGAAGCCCCACCGGCGCTCCAGCAACCGGCCCAGGGGGAGCGCCGCACCGCGCAGCCCGCGAGTGCGCGACGCGCGGACGCGCCCATCGAGAAGGGCTCCCCGAGCGCAAGCCCCCCGCGGGAAGAGGTCGAACTGGACGGGCAGCGCTTCCAGGCCGTCAGTCCGCCGCTCGTGGGCAAGAGCCCGAAGAGAACCCAGACGCCCACGGAAGTGCCTCAGGTCAAAACGACCGCGAAGGCCCCGGGAGACACGAAGCCCGGCGCGCTGCGGCTCGGTGAGTCCGAGGGGATCTTCACCCGTCCCGTCTTCGTGCAGACGGAGGAACTGACGAAGCACAGCGCGTTCCTCGGTGGCTCCGGCAGCGGCAAGACGACGCTCGCCCTGAACCTCATCGAGCAGTTGCTCCTGCAAGGCATCCCCGCGTTGCTGGTGGACCGCAAGGGGGACCTCGCCGCGTTCGCGCGCGACGAGGCGTGGGAGGAGGAGCTGAACGACCCCGCGATGGAGGAGCGCCGGCGCCTGCTGAAGGAGCGCGTGGACGTGGCCCTCTACACACCGGGCCGCACGGACGGACGCGCGCTCGCGATCCCCGTGGTCCCCCGGGGGCTGGAGTCACTGCCACCGGAGGAGCGCGAGCAGAGCGTGCAGCAGGCCGCGGACGCCATCGCGAGCATGCTCGAGTACCGCAACAGCGCCAGGGACAGGGCCGCGAAGGCGCTGCTCGCCCAGGCCCTGCGGCTCCTGGTGGAGCGCCCCATCGGCCAGGAGCTGACCCTGGACCTGCTCCAGAAGTTCATCGCGTCCGAGGACGTCACCCTGGTCCAGGAGACGAGCGGCATCGACCTCAAGGTGTTCCCGAAACTCGCCCAGGACCTGGCGACGCTGCGGCTCAACGCGCGAAACCTCCTGGCCTCCCAGGGCGAGAAGCTGAACATGGAGGAGCTGCTCGGGCTGGGGAGCGCGAAGGTGCCGGGCAAGACGCGGCTCTCCATCATCAGCACCAAGTTCCTCGGGGGAACGCAGGGCGCGCTCTTCTGGGTGTCCCAGCTGCTCGTGGAGGCCAACCGCTGGGCGAGCCAGCACCCCTCCTCCAAGCTCCAGGCCATCCTCATGTTCGACGAGGCGGACATGTACCTGCCGGCCGTGGGCATCCCCGCGACCAAGCAGCCCATGGAGAACCTGCTCAAGCGCGCACGCTCGGCGGGCATCGGGGTGATGCTCGCGACCCAGAGCCCGGGCGACCTGGACTACAAGTGCCGGGAGAACGTGCGCAGCTGGTTCATTGGCCGTGTGCGGGAGGATCGCGCGCTCGGCAAGCTGCGGCCCATGTTCTCGGATGCGCGCGTGGACCCGGCCACGCGCCTCCCCGCGCAGAAGACAGGGCAGTTCCACGTCCTGCGGGATGGCCAGGTGGAACAGCTCAAGGCGGACCGCAACATCGTCAAGGCCGACCAGCTCTCCGAGGACGAAATCCTCCAGCTCGCGCACCGCACCCGCCCTCACGACAGCGACGACACGGAGTGA
- a CDS encoding DUF559 domain-containing protein has protein sequence MAGEVALLDALDRHGRRRAEGIPTLSVLEGPEALGEALWSQWAARHGLAVVEVSGEDAHEAALGWARALAATRDLGADAEALATFSLTAANPRHTPVFRGKTAHERRVLLDALPPPAMLADATWALCRELVMGREAVVPGTLPEAVRTAFAKSPGAGLRALHALVPPGQAPVVRMAVGEAPSYRGLQVGAALSNALPALAVACVVSSEALGAFLAGGETRLKAMVREGVVAVPEPASGAQGAVAALAELEREGASEARRVQAAEVALAAHTSARSLSEEKARSTYETYLRDRLADHPTTSGVFRLNAPVDTGGPRPWVVDFLSRELKLAVELDGYHHFGDRERFRRDRRKDLDLQRAGYWVYRIHWEDLLPRLEEILQTLDTLIDARRRELAGRER, from the coding sequence TTGGCGGGTGAAGTCGCGCTGCTGGATGCGTTGGACCGTCACGGCCGGCGCCGGGCGGAAGGCATCCCGACGCTGAGCGTGTTGGAGGGACCGGAGGCCCTGGGAGAGGCCCTCTGGAGCCAGTGGGCCGCGCGGCACGGGCTGGCGGTGGTGGAGGTGTCCGGGGAGGACGCGCACGAGGCGGCGCTGGGCTGGGCCCGGGCGCTGGCGGCGACCCGGGACCTGGGGGCGGACGCGGAGGCGCTGGCGACGTTCAGCCTGACGGCGGCGAATCCCAGACACACGCCGGTGTTCCGGGGAAAGACAGCGCATGAGCGGCGCGTGTTGCTGGATGCGCTGCCGCCGCCCGCGATGCTGGCGGACGCCACGTGGGCGCTGTGTCGGGAGCTGGTGATGGGCCGTGAGGCGGTGGTGCCAGGAACGCTCCCGGAGGCCGTGCGCACGGCGTTCGCGAAGAGCCCGGGCGCGGGGCTGCGTGCGTTGCACGCGCTGGTGCCGCCCGGACAGGCGCCGGTGGTGCGAATGGCGGTGGGGGAGGCGCCATCGTACCGGGGGCTCCAGGTGGGGGCGGCGCTGAGCAACGCGCTGCCAGCGCTCGCGGTGGCCTGCGTGGTGTCCAGCGAGGCGCTGGGAGCGTTCCTGGCGGGCGGGGAGACGCGGCTGAAGGCGATGGTGCGCGAGGGCGTGGTGGCGGTGCCGGAGCCGGCGTCGGGGGCGCAAGGGGCGGTGGCGGCGCTCGCGGAGCTGGAGCGGGAGGGGGCCTCCGAGGCGCGGCGGGTCCAGGCCGCCGAGGTGGCGCTGGCAGCGCATACCAGCGCGAGGAGCCTGTCCGAGGAGAAGGCCCGCAGCACCTACGAGACCTACCTGCGCGACAGGCTCGCGGACCACCCCACCACTTCAGGCGTCTTCAGGCTCAACGCACCGGTCGACACCGGAGGTCCGCGCCCGTGGGTGGTGGACTTCCTCAGCCGTGAGCTGAAGCTCGCGGTGGAGCTCGACGGGTACCACCACTTTGGCGACCGGGAGCGGTTCCGGCGCGACCGGCGCAAGGACCTGGACCTGCAACGCGCGGGCTACTGGGTCTACCGCATCCACTGGGAAGACCTGCTGCCCCGGCTCGAAGAAATCCTCCAGACCCTCGACACCCTGATTGATGCCCGCAGGCGCGAGCTTGCAGGGCGGGAGCGCTGA